A region from the Toxotes jaculatrix isolate fToxJac2 chromosome 2, fToxJac2.pri, whole genome shotgun sequence genome encodes:
- the LOC121195097 gene encoding butyrophilin-like protein 10, which yields MVLLQFVCLWVLTQSGTMFAAEDGPKIISVMEGSDVTLPCFLSTNKSIVGQRFEWRKDGQKDVFLYEGGLHFNNGIVGQDQQFKGRVSHFEEELSHGDASITIRDITVADSGNYTCHFISLQSQTFHIELLVVSAPMPIIRILGETKNGALLQCAVLGAFPRPSVQWKDGAGNILPAEEALVSERGGKYNIILQSTVSKTDFYRCAVTQEEISHQIYLETFVHVCG from the exons ATGGTGCTTCTGCAATTCGTGTGTCTGTGGGTCCTGACTCAGTCTGGAACAATGTTTGCTGCTGAAGACG ggcCAAAGATCATCAGCGTGATGGAAGGAAGTGATGTAACGTTACCTTGCTTCCTCAGCACCAACAAGAGCATTGTGGGACAACGCTTTGAGTGGAGGAAAGATGGTCAGAAGGACGTGTTCCTGTATGAGGGTGGCCTTCATTTCAATAATGGTATAGTAGGTCAAGATCAGCAGTTCAAAGGTCGTGTCTCACATTTTGAAGAAGAACTGAGTCACGGAGACGCCTCCATAACCATCAGAGATATTACGGTGGCGGACAGTGGAAACTACACCTGTCACTTTATAAGTCTTCAAAGTCAAACCTTTCACATTGAACTTCTTGTTG TTTCAGCTCCAATGCCAATCATCAGGATACTTGGTGAAACAAAGAATGGGGCACTGCTGCAGTGTGCGGTTCTTGGTGCTTTTCCCAGACCTTCTGTACAGTGGAAGGACGGAGCTGGAAACATCCTTCCTGCTGAAGAAGCACTGGTCtctgaaagaggaggaaaatacAACATTATCCTCCAAAGTACTGTGAGCAAGACCGACTTCTATCGCTGTGCAGTCACACAGGAGGAGATCAGCCATCAGATTTATTTGGAGACATTTGTACATGTTTGTG gCTGA